The DNA window TGTTCCGTTACCTCGGAAGATAAATCCGTCAATTGAACCGTGTCGCCAGGAGCTATCAAGGTTTGTTCCGCTTTAAAGGCTGCGATCGGTTGTGGATACTCTGGCCATTTGAAGCTTACAGCCGCCCCTTTGCCTTGTTGATAATGACGGTTCACTGGTATTACCACTATTTTCGTCGATAACTCTTTATCCAATCGCTTCATTTCAGGAACATAATACACGTTATTACCGGTACTCCCTAACAGAATATATTTACCATCAGGCTGAACGCGATAGACCTGATAGTATAATACATCCGAATGATCTTCAGGCTCATTCCATGTCAAGCGGGCGTCTCCATAAATTCCGTCCCGGAACTCATTCTCCGTCACCTTTAATGTTGTTACAGCCTTCACCATTTTCGCATTAGCCTGATCTTTTGTACTTATTACTGACAACTGTCCGATATGAGCAACGTAATCCGCTTTCCCCTTCGTCGCCTCAAATTTCAACGATAGTCCTACGATTTTTCGTCCTTTATACTGTTCTAATGAAATACTTCCTTGTTTCCAAGCTCCCTGCTCCCCTACGGGTTCCCACTTCTTCGGTTCAAAAAATTCATATTCGTCAGGTGCATCAGAAAAAGCAGCACCAATCTTAACTTTACCCGCATCGGAGTTAGCCTGGTAAGTAACAGACAATTCCGTCGTTGCTGCTACAGGCATATTCGCTTTGTAAAGCTTGATATGAGTTGAGGAATCCTGCGCCAAATCACCTGCTACTTTCAGGGAGGTGCCACCATAAAAGGATTTATTAAAATCAAAGCTTGGTTTAAGAGTTCCACTTCCTACCGTTTCCGTAATCCAACGCCAGGTTGGCAATATGTCCTGCAAACTCCTGTTGCTCCAATCCTTGTCGCGCATAACTTTCCCATTGACAGCGAATATATGACCATTCCCCGTGTTAAAGTGCGTTATAAACTCGGAGCCTGACAGCACGGTCTTATCAACGATGTCATGGGCAATTCCTCTCCAAGAAAGGGGATCTGCACCTTCTGGTAGCGCTGTTTGCTCTGGATTTTTATTATTTCCGACCCAAAAAATTTGTTCTTTCTCCAAATATTCTTCATTACTCTTGGAACTGTTGAACGCCCAATCTGTTCGATATATTCCGAGTGAAGTGGTCCCCGCTTGGCCGTCCGGAAAAATCACTGGCCAGTTATAGCTGCCCTCGTACCCTTCAGCCTCCACATCGATACCAGCATATAAGTCATATGGGCTGCGCCCCAACTCTTTCGCCTTCGTAGAAGAATTCAGATACGGTGTAATGTAGTCGTACTTTCCATTCTTGTCATCCCTGTACTGCCAGCGGAAATCGATAAATAAGTTATCCGAAACACGCTGCCCCATATCCTGAAAAAACAATTTATTCTTATCCGTTAATGAACCTTGCCACTTGACTGGTCCATCATCAATCATCGAGTCGTACCAAATAATTTCCATCCTTGGCCCTTTAATTTGTTGCACATACTTTAGGAAGTTCACCATCTTCTGGGCATCCTCTGGCGTTCCCCCCTGCGTCTCCTGATTAATAAACCAACCGTCGAAGCCATAGTAATTCGCTACTTCGATAAGCTTATCACCTACCGGAAATGAACCGTCCTCATGTTGTGCTAATAAGTCATGCAACCAATCGATCCTACCACCATGCTCCGTTTGCGGCAAGAAAACGGTTCCATAAACCGGGACCCCGTTCTTATGAGCAGCATCGATTACGTCTGCACTCGGCGGTACAATCAACCCCTCACCAGCCGAGCCCCCCCACATCACTAATTTATCGATATATTGCCAGAAACTGAACGTATACGTATGAAACTCTTCCGAGCCTTGCGAAGGCGCCCCGCTCGTACTTGAATACATAGAAGATAAAGCAATTACTTTTGGATCGACTTGGGCATGCTCATTCACTTTGGCTCCTGTTACACGTCCCTCCTGCAGCTTTACTGATCCTCTGTTAAAGGCGGCATCCGGATCTTTGTCAGGTGACCACTTCAGAAGAGTGTTCGGGTACCAGTAAGATGAATGTGGCTGAGCAGCCTCGGCATGATCTGCAAATGCGAATAACGACACAGCCAACAGCGTTGTACCCGCCAGCAGTGCACACTTTTGCTTCCACTGGCTTCTTGAGAAATAGTTCGGTTTAATTTTCTTCATAAATATCCTCCTCGTATCCGCTTCTTACTGCTCTATTGTCCCAAGTAAGCGCTTCCGTGCACAAGTTGAAAAATACTAGATCATGATGGATAAACTAAAGATCTGCACACAAAAGAGAACTAAGCCCCATTCAGCCTACTCCTTCTCTTATTGAATTCCCTTCATTCCAACAACATCGCTATTCATTTTAATTTTTAATAAGTATAATTAGACTATTCAATTATTTAGATTATTAAAGGAGATTATTACTTTGGAAGACATAGGACATGGAAAACTGAGATCTTGTTATGCCGTTATTTTTTCAAGCCAACGCACTCCAGGAGATCATGGTTACAGCATGATGGCTGATAAAATGGATGAACTTGCATCCCAGCAGCCTGGTTACTTAGGGATGGAAAGTGTTAGAGATTCTTCAGGTGCCGGAATTACTATCTCCTATTGGGACAGTTTGGATGCTATAAGTAACTGGAAGAAAAATCAATCCCACATGATTGCTCAAGAGAAAGGCAAACAAGATTGGTACGAAAATTACTCGGTCAAGATTTGTAAAGTTGAAAGAGAATATCATAGTGGGCAATAATTGATATACACCTATTCAAAAAAATCCCCCTTACCGGGGGATTTTGCATAGTTATAAGTATCATAGAAACGATCTATCCATTTCTGATAACCACTCTATACATACTGGAATAAAATGCTTAAAAGCTCTTACTCTTAATCGTAAAATTACGTACTTTCATCCATTTCCCTGCAACAAATTCATCAATCGTTCCCGTCTTGGATCTCAGACAAAAGCGATGCTGCGTTCCTCTATCAAAACCCGAAGCTTCAAAAATCAAGTCATCACCGATTTGCTCCTTAAAATACACCTGCTTTAACCCCAATCGATTCAACATTTCAGTCTTTACATTCTCAATAAATGCACGTGAATAAACTTTTGCCATATGTGTTCCCCCTAGTAGTTAGTTATTCCAGCTGAATCAACAACCCTATTTCTGACGGTT is part of the Paenibacillus segetis genome and encodes:
- a CDS encoding endo-beta-N-acetylglucosaminidase, whose product is MKKIKPNYFSRSQWKQKCALLAGTTLLAVSLFAFADHAEAAQPHSSYWYPNTLLKWSPDKDPDAAFNRGSVKLQEGRVTGAKVNEHAQVDPKVIALSSMYSSTSGAPSQGSEEFHTYTFSFWQYIDKLVMWGGSAGEGLIVPPSADVIDAAHKNGVPVYGTVFLPQTEHGGRIDWLHDLLAQHEDGSFPVGDKLIEVANYYGFDGWFINQETQGGTPEDAQKMVNFLKYVQQIKGPRMEIIWYDSMIDDGPVKWQGSLTDKNKLFFQDMGQRVSDNLFIDFRWQYRDDKNGKYDYITPYLNSSTKAKELGRSPYDLYAGIDVEAEGYEGSYNWPVIFPDGQAGTTSLGIYRTDWAFNSSKSNEEYLEKEQIFWVGNNKNPEQTALPEGADPLSWRGIAHDIVDKTVLSGSEFITHFNTGNGHIFAVNGKVMRDKDWSNRSLQDILPTWRWITETVGSGTLKPSFDFNKSFYGGTSLKVAGDLAQDSSTHIKLYKANMPVAATTELSVTYQANSDAGKVKIGAAFSDAPDEYEFFEPKKWEPVGEQGAWKQGSISLEQYKGRKIVGLSLKFEATKGKADYVAHIGQLSVISTKDQANAKMVKAVTTLKVTENEFRDGIYGDARLTWNEPEDHSDVLYYQVYRVQPDGKYILLGSTGNNVYYVPEMKRLDKELSTKIVVIPVNRHYQQGKGAAVSFKWPEYPQPIAAFKAEQTLIAPGDTVQLTDLSSEVTEQWNWSFPGGEPSSSTERNPKVNYREEGNYEVTLTAKNSVGENVLKKKLITVTKEATNGIVNLALDKTASASSFVNDNEAPKFALDTNDKTKWCAVGEAPHTLTVDLDAEHKISEFVIKHAEMGGEPAAFNTRDYKIQYSIDGKKWIDAVSVNDNTQGESRHAIELTSARYVRLVINKPTQGGDTAARIYGFEVMGLK
- a CDS encoding antibiotic biosynthesis monooxygenase family protein, which codes for MEDIGHGKLRSCYAVIFSSQRTPGDHGYSMMADKMDELASQQPGYLGMESVRDSSGAGITISYWDSLDAISNWKKNQSHMIAQEKGKQDWYENYSVKICKVEREYHSGQ